In Limnobaculum parvum, one DNA window encodes the following:
- a CDS encoding helix-turn-helix domain-containing protein, which translates to MSDIPPNIKMHFQLLINAFAESDKFEKITIKKGSKFLITDNICCIQEGVFSIYMNQEDRLLTYAEGYAIFGLVNTYTPPTLRLYIKPTQTSTIYNLPAEEGLKIIREKNLYESVSHVQAYNMTKFFHMFEKTITPNNYAFIRTLLMDLNQNSDAVKASVTVASYIIKRSGLSRSYVMLVLSELRKGGYINMEDGKLTSITSLPERF; encoded by the coding sequence ATGTCCGATATACCGCCCAATATTAAAATGCACTTTCAGCTGTTAATAAATGCATTTGCTGAGAGTGATAAATTTGAAAAAATCACCATTAAGAAAGGCAGTAAATTTCTGATAACTGATAATATCTGCTGCATTCAGGAAGGGGTATTTTCTATTTATATGAATCAGGAAGACCGCTTGCTGACCTATGCTGAAGGCTATGCCATCTTCGGTTTGGTGAATACCTACACTCCCCCCACGCTCCGTTTATATATTAAGCCAACCCAAACCAGCACAATATATAATTTACCCGCAGAAGAAGGCCTAAAAATCATCAGAGAGAAAAATTTATATGAGTCAGTAAGCCATGTGCAAGCTTATAATATGACCAAATTTTTCCATATGTTTGAAAAAACCATCACACCTAACAACTATGCTTTTATTCGCACACTTCTTATGGATTTAAACCAAAACAGCGATGCGGTGAAAGCATCCGTGACGGTGGCATCTTATATTATTAAACGCTCCGGGCTGTCACGCAGCTATGTGATGCTGGTGCTGTCAGAATTGAGGAAAGGAGGCTATATCAACATGGAAGATGGTAAATTGACTTCGATAACTTCGTTGCCGGAAAGGTTCTAA
- a CDS encoding C40 family peptidase → MKHIIPTALYSLFRTSVGGGICIFMLFLSFNANAANHHKIGKKAPLAAHVIIKSNTKRKRVSLNNASKAYQQSDEQQEILAGINPFRQKNINKLQITEGMHPQISTVQKNTMMTAEREVIANLRKQLGKPYHYGGTSPSTGFDCSGLINYAYRDHLKSTLPRTANNMFHMSAEQAIEIEKEQLHSGDLVFFRTHSRGYGYADHVGVYLGGGEFIQAPRTGKDIQISRLDEDYWQEHYIGARRVLLPSAVR, encoded by the coding sequence ATGAAACATATCATACCCACTGCACTCTATAGCCTGTTCCGCACCTCTGTTGGAGGCGGTATCTGCATTTTTATGCTGTTTCTCTCTTTTAATGCTAATGCAGCGAATCATCATAAAATCGGTAAAAAAGCACCGTTGGCTGCCCATGTGATTATAAAAAGCAACACCAAGCGTAAACGGGTTTCATTAAATAACGCCAGTAAGGCTTACCAGCAGTCTGATGAACAACAAGAAATTCTCGCGGGTATCAATCCTTTCCGTCAGAAAAATATCAATAAGTTACAGATTACCGAAGGTATGCACCCTCAAATCTCAACCGTTCAGAAAAACACCATGATGACGGCTGAGCGTGAGGTGATTGCTAACTTAAGGAAGCAATTGGGCAAACCTTATCACTACGGTGGTACATCTCCCAGCACCGGATTTGACTGTAGCGGTTTGATTAATTATGCCTATCGCGATCATCTGAAATCAACACTACCAAGAACGGCTAATAATATGTTTCATATGTCTGCGGAGCAGGCGATTGAAATAGAGAAAGAACAACTGCACAGTGGTGATTTAGTCTTCTTTCGTACCCATAGTCGCGGTTATGGCTATGCGGATCACGTAGGTGTTTATCTGGGTGGTGGTGAATTTATACAGGCACCACGCACGGGTAAAGATATTCAGATTAGTCGATTAGATGAGGATTACTGGCAGGAGCACTATATTGGTGCGCGTCGGGTGTTGCTGCCTTCTGCGGTACGATAA
- a CDS encoding MFS transporter gives MTASSPTITGQPKARPLNKNDYKTLGLSSLGGTLEFYDFVIFVFFTGTLTHLFFPGDNEFFAQMKTLGIFAAGYLARPLGGIIMAHYGDKIGRKRMFTLSIFLMALPTLVIGLLPTYASIGVMAPILLLLMRILQGAAIGGEMPGAWVFIAEHTPEQRYGLGVGTLTSGITGGILLGSIVAILIQRNYSTAEINEYAWRIPFILGGVFGFISVYLRKFLQETPIFKEMAEKHALAKELPVKTVIKSHKQACGITAILTWSLSTAIVVTILMTPSVVVEKMYHVDRTISLEANCVATFMLTLGCIFWGWISDKLGTRICMAVSWGGLAITAYHFYSSLHPEIGAGELMFNYGLMGLFVGAIATTPIVGARAFPPAIRFSGLSFAYNLAYAVFGGLTPMITGAWLQQSAMAPAYYVGIVSLLAVVVAFLPLAYKGWTAKKQPDAISASPVIAD, from the coding sequence ATGACAGCATCTTCCCCCACAATAACTGGCCAGCCAAAAGCGCGACCGTTGAATAAGAATGATTATAAGACCTTAGGGTTATCCTCCCTTGGTGGCACCCTAGAGTTTTATGATTTCGTTATCTTTGTTTTCTTTACTGGAACATTAACTCATCTATTTTTCCCTGGTGATAATGAATTTTTTGCCCAAATGAAAACGCTGGGTATTTTTGCTGCTGGTTATCTGGCTCGTCCGCTCGGTGGGATTATTATGGCGCATTACGGCGATAAGATCGGTCGTAAGCGTATGTTTACTCTTAGTATTTTCCTGATGGCGTTACCCACGTTGGTCATTGGTCTGCTTCCGACCTACGCTTCCATTGGCGTGATGGCACCTATTCTTCTGCTGTTGATGCGTATTCTACAGGGTGCGGCAATTGGCGGTGAAATGCCGGGGGCATGGGTATTTATTGCTGAGCATACGCCTGAGCAGCGCTATGGTTTAGGTGTTGGCACCTTAACCTCTGGTATTACCGGCGGTATTCTGCTGGGTTCGATTGTGGCTATCTTGATTCAGCGTAACTACAGCACGGCAGAAATTAATGAATATGCATGGCGTATTCCATTCATTTTGGGTGGTGTATTCGGTTTTATCTCGGTGTACCTGCGTAAATTCCTGCAAGAAACGCCAATTTTTAAAGAGATGGCAGAGAAGCATGCACTGGCGAAAGAACTTCCGGTTAAAACCGTGATTAAGAGCCATAAACAAGCCTGTGGGATTACCGCGATTCTGACTTGGTCTCTGTCTACGGCGATTGTGGTCACTATTCTGATGACCCCTTCAGTGGTGGTAGAGAAGATGTATCACGTGGATAGAACCATTTCGCTGGAAGCTAACTGCGTAGCGACATTTATGCTGACTCTGGGATGTATTTTCTGGGGCTGGATCAGCGATAAGCTAGGTACACGTATTTGTATGGCGGTATCTTGGGGTGGTCTCGCAATAACGGCCTACCATTTTTACAGTTCATTGCACCCAGAAATTGGTGCAGGTGAATTGATGTTTAATTATGGTTTGATGGGGCTGTTTGTGGGTGCGATTGCAACTACGCCAATTGTCGGTGCTCGTGCATTCCCGCCGGCTATTCGTTTCTCCGGTCTATCATTTGCCTACAATCTGGCTTACGCGGTATTTGGTGGCTTAACGCCAATGATCACCGGTGCATGGTTACAGCAAAGTGCTATGGCACCCGCTTACTATGTAGGCATTGTTTCCCTGTTAGCTGTCGTGGTTGCTTTCCTGCCCCTAGCTTACAAAGGTTGGACAGCAAAAAAGCAGCCTGACGCAATTTCCGCTTCACCGGTTATTGCTGATTAA
- a CDS encoding PTS mannitol transporter subunit IICBA encodes MLSPNIKVKVQNFGRFLSNMVMPNIGAFIAWGLITALFIRTGWLPNDTLAKLVGPMITYLLPLLIGYTGGRLVGDERGGVVGAITTMGVVIGADMPMFLGAMIVGPLGGYAIRRFDRWVDGKIKSGFEMLVNNFSAGIIGMLLAILAFMAIGPLVESLSKILAAGVNIMVQNNLLPLTSIFVEPAKILFLNNAINHGIFSPLGIQQATETGKSIFFLIEANPGPGLGVLLAYMFFGKGSAKLSAPGAVIIHFFGGIHEIYFPYVLMNPRLIIAVILGGMTGVFTLTLFNAGLVSPASPGSIFAVLLMTPKSSLIGVVLSILTSGIVSFLASAVMLKRVPAGEEEDNGLADATRRMQGMKQQSKGNKAQGGAAQPTMHKSDMVKDLSYVRTIMVACDAGMGSSAMGAGVLRKKVKDAGLNHITVANCAINSLPDGVDMVITHQDLTRRAMDHAPHAIHISLKNFLDGQLYNDLAARLLAAKHPQAANDSKLITQTFVAANDDHFDPANQEENLFELSANNIFLNLQADNKEQAIRFAGQMLVNGGYVEPDYIDAMLAREALTSTYLGESIAVPHGTVEAKDRVLRTGVVICQYPQGVCFGDTPDEIARLVIGIAARNNQHIQVITRLTNALDDDGIIERLAQTSSVQEVLDLLAGEQAA; translated from the coding sequence ATGTTATCACCAAATATAAAGGTCAAGGTACAGAATTTTGGCCGCTTCCTCAGCAACATGGTGATGCCCAATATCGGCGCATTCATTGCCTGGGGGCTGATTACCGCTCTGTTTATTCGAACCGGTTGGCTACCGAACGATACATTAGCCAAACTGGTTGGCCCAATGATTACCTATTTGCTACCGCTGTTAATCGGCTATACCGGCGGGCGTCTGGTTGGCGACGAGCGCGGCGGCGTGGTGGGTGCGATAACCACAATGGGTGTCGTTATCGGTGCTGATATGCCGATGTTCCTGGGTGCCATGATCGTAGGGCCGTTAGGGGGTTATGCCATTCGCCGTTTTGACCGCTGGGTTGACGGTAAAATCAAAAGCGGTTTTGAGATGTTAGTGAATAACTTCTCTGCCGGCATTATTGGTATGTTATTAGCTATTCTGGCCTTTATGGCAATCGGCCCGCTGGTTGAATCGCTGTCTAAGATACTGGCTGCCGGGGTTAACATTATGGTGCAGAACAACCTGCTGCCGTTAACCTCTATTTTTGTTGAACCGGCAAAAATTCTATTCCTGAATAATGCCATCAACCACGGAATTTTCTCTCCGCTAGGCATTCAGCAGGCGACAGAGACCGGCAAATCCATCTTCTTCCTAATTGAAGCTAACCCAGGGCCAGGGCTTGGGGTTCTGCTGGCCTATATGTTCTTTGGTAAAGGGAGTGCGAAGCTGTCTGCACCGGGTGCCGTGATCATCCACTTCTTTGGTGGTATCCATGAGATCTACTTCCCCTATGTGTTAATGAACCCGCGTTTGATTATCGCGGTGATTTTGGGCGGAATGACCGGTGTATTTACCCTAACGCTGTTTAATGCAGGACTGGTTTCTCCCGCGTCTCCCGGCTCTATTTTTGCCGTGCTGCTGATGACACCCAAGTCATCGTTAATCGGTGTGGTTCTGTCGATTCTGACTTCGGGTATTGTCTCGTTCTTGGCTTCCGCCGTGATGCTCAAGCGTGTACCTGCGGGGGAAGAAGAAGATAATGGCCTCGCAGATGCCACTCGCCGTATGCAAGGCATGAAACAACAATCCAAAGGTAATAAAGCACAAGGCGGTGCAGCCCAACCAACCATGCATAAAAGCGATATGGTAAAAGACTTAAGCTATGTACGCACCATTATGGTTGCCTGCGATGCGGGTATGGGTTCCAGTGCTATGGGCGCTGGCGTATTACGCAAAAAAGTAAAAGATGCCGGGCTCAATCATATTACTGTTGCCAACTGTGCGATTAACAGCCTGCCAGACGGTGTCGATATGGTTATCACCCATCAAGACCTCACGCGCCGGGCTATGGATCATGCCCCCCATGCCATACACATCTCGCTGAAAAACTTTCTCGACGGCCAGCTCTACAATGACTTAGCGGCCCGCCTGCTGGCAGCTAAACATCCGCAAGCGGCTAACGACAGTAAACTCATTACTCAAACCTTTGTCGCCGCTAACGATGACCATTTTGATCCCGCCAATCAGGAAGAAAATCTGTTTGAGCTGAGTGCCAACAACATCTTCCTTAATCTACAAGCTGACAATAAAGAGCAAGCGATTCGCTTTGCCGGTCAGATGTTGGTTAATGGTGGCTACGTAGAGCCCGACTATATCGACGCGATGCTGGCCCGTGAAGCCTTAACCTCAACCTATCTTGGAGAATCCATTGCCGTTCCACACGGTACCGTAGAAGCCAAAGATCGCGTACTGCGTACTGGCGTAGTGATTTGTCAATATCCACAAGGCGTCTGCTTTGGTGATACACCGGACGAAATAGCCCGTCTGGTGATTGGTATCGCGGCGCGTAATAACCAACATATTCAGGTGATTACACGCTTAACCAACGCGTTGGATGATGACGGCATTATTGAACGTTTGGCACAAACCAGCAGCGTACAGGAAGTATTAGACCTGCTGGCCGGTGAGCAGGCCGCGTAA
- a CDS encoding mannitol-1-phosphate 5-dehydrogenase — MKAIHFGAGNIGRGFIGKLLADAQAELTFADVNQPLVDQLAHQQSYQVNVVGQDARIEKVSRISAIHSASPDAIRQIAQADIITTAVGPQVLEKIAGTLAQGLIARYQQGNHQPLNIIACENMVRGTSQLKQHVMLQIPEEMQKWMEQNIGFVDSAVDRIVPPSEAANDPLDVTVETFSEWIVDSTQFKGALPHIEGMEPTANLMAYIERKLFTLNTGHAITAYLGQLAGYKTIRDAILNPDIRQKVSAAMKESGAVLIRRYAFDPEQHAAYIDKILSRFENPYLHDDVERVGRQPLRKLSEGDRLIKPLRGTLEYGLPHQNLLLGIAAALSYRSDQDPQAQELAAMLASKGIEQTLLDVCHLEDQPEVVAQITNVYNTMQRQA, encoded by the coding sequence ATGAAAGCAATACACTTTGGTGCAGGCAATATCGGGCGCGGGTTTATCGGTAAACTATTGGCCGATGCTCAGGCCGAGCTCACCTTTGCCGACGTTAATCAACCGTTGGTTGATCAACTGGCACATCAGCAAAGCTATCAAGTTAATGTCGTTGGTCAAGATGCCAGAATAGAGAAAGTCAGCCGCATCAGCGCAATTCACAGCGCCAGCCCGGATGCCATCCGCCAAATAGCTCAGGCAGATATCATTACCACCGCCGTCGGCCCACAGGTGCTAGAAAAAATCGCAGGTACACTGGCACAAGGATTGATTGCTCGCTATCAACAGGGCAATCACCAGCCGTTAAACATCATAGCCTGTGAAAATATGGTGCGAGGCACCAGCCAGCTTAAACAGCATGTGATGCTGCAAATCCCGGAAGAGATGCAGAAGTGGATGGAGCAGAATATTGGTTTTGTGGATTCCGCCGTAGACCGTATTGTCCCGCCTAGCGAAGCGGCAAACGATCCGCTGGATGTCACGGTAGAAACCTTCAGCGAATGGATTGTAGACAGCACTCAGTTTAAAGGGGCGTTGCCGCACATTGAAGGCATGGAGCCTACCGCCAATTTGATGGCCTATATAGAACGTAAGTTGTTTACCTTAAATACCGGACATGCCATCACCGCCTATTTAGGCCAGTTGGCTGGCTACAAAACTATCCGTGACGCGATCCTCAATCCGGATATCCGCCAGAAAGTAAGCGCCGCCATGAAAGAGAGCGGTGCCGTGTTGATTCGGCGTTACGCATTCGATCCTGAGCAACATGCCGCCTACATTGATAAGATCCTCAGCCGTTTTGAGAATCCCTATTTGCATGACGACGTTGAACGAGTCGGCCGCCAACCTTTGCGTAAGCTAAGTGAAGGGGATCGGTTAATTAAACCGCTTCGTGGTACGCTGGAGTATGGTTTACCTCATCAAAATTTACTGCTTGGTATTGCTGCTGCTTTAAGCTATCGCAGTGATCAAGATCCCCAAGCGCAAGAGCTGGCAGCCATGCTGGCGTCGAAGGGAATTGAACAAACCCTGCTAGACGTTTGTCACCTTGAGGATCAACCCGAGGTTGTGGCTCAAATAACAAATGTGTATAACACCATGCAGCGTCAGGCTTAG
- a CDS encoding MltR family transcriptional regulator, with product MATMEETQVFENRILERLNARLTVKGFIEAAVSLLADAVDLLILQVFRKDDYAVKYAVEPLLEGSGPLAALPVRLKLIYALGVITRDEYEDVELLLALNNELLNIQDNLSFTDDEVLGPLHMLHGITLPPPPVLNLPEEVIDDKLVDMQLQRYQQAIRSTLVLYITDLLSRLGHKKAF from the coding sequence ATGGCAACGATGGAAGAGACACAGGTATTTGAAAACCGCATTCTGGAACGTTTGAATGCCAGATTAACGGTCAAAGGCTTTATCGAGGCTGCTGTCAGCCTGTTAGCCGATGCCGTCGATCTGTTGATCCTGCAGGTATTCCGCAAAGATGACTATGCCGTTAAGTATGCAGTTGAACCGTTGTTGGAGGGCTCAGGCCCTCTGGCCGCGCTTCCGGTACGCCTGAAGCTGATTTATGCCCTTGGCGTCATCACTCGCGATGAGTATGAAGATGTCGAGCTATTACTGGCGCTGAATAATGAACTGCTGAATATTCAGGATAATCTCAGCTTTACCGATGATGAAGTGCTGGGTCCGCTGCATATGCTGCACGGCATCACCCTGCCCCCACCTCCGGTGCTAAACCTGCCGGAAGAGGTGATTGATGACAAGCTGGTGGATATGCAGCTTCAGCGGTATCAGCAGGCTATTCGATCGACGTTAGTTTTGTATATTACGGATTTGTTGTCGCGGTTGGGGCATAAGAAAGCTTTTTAG
- a CDS encoding IS3 family transposase (programmed frameshift): MIKERRHFTPEFKREAAALVVEHGYSTTEACRAMGVGETAMRRWVRQLKYEQQGVTPTTQALTAEQQRIQALEKRIKHLELEKEIFKKGYRSLNVGRIQKYELTAQLSERYSTRLLCSLFDISKSTFYDTQSRTVNKERGRLRQHVVSLFKQSRGSAGSRTIVGMLRQEKIVIGRFKVRRLMAEAQLQSKQPGSHRYKPVTIERPEISNILGRDFIPSRPNQVWTSDITYIWSGCWIYLAVVLDLYARKVIGYALSDKADAGLAIKALDMAWQHRGKPKGVMLHSDQGCQYTARAFRQRLWRYQITQSMSRRGNCWDNAPTERLFRSLKTEWVPETGYHNLMQAKSDISRYLLEYYNQRRPHAFNGGLPPMIAEQLKLESGNT; encoded by the exons ATGATAAAAGAACGTCGACATTTTACCCCAGAGTTTAAACGTGAAGCAGCTGCACTGGTTGTTGAGCATGGCTATAGCACGACTGAAGCTTGCAGAGCAATGGGGGTTGGTGAAACAGCGATGCGTCGCTGGGTAAGACAACTGAAATATGAGCAGCAAGGTGTCACTCCAACTACCCAAGCCTTAACCGCGGAGCAACAACGTATTCAGGCTCTGGAGAAACGAATAAAACACCTTGAATTAGAAAAGGAAATTT TTAAAAAAGGCTACCGCTCTCTTAATGTCGGACGAATTCAAAAATATGAGCTGACAGCCCAATTAAGTGAGCGTTACTCAACCCGGCTGCTCTGCTCATTATTTGATATCTCCAAATCGACTTTCTATGACACCCAATCCAGAACGGTGAATAAGGAGCGGGGGCGGCTTCGTCAGCATGTTGTCAGTCTTTTTAAACAGAGTCGGGGCTCAGCCGGTAGTCGAACTATTGTTGGCATGCTGCGTCAGGAAAAGATAGTGATTGGTCGCTTTAAAGTGAGACGACTGATGGCAGAAGCGCAGTTACAAAGTAAACAGCCGGGTTCACATCGCTATAAGCCTGTGACAATAGAACGTCCGGAGATAAGTAATATACTGGGTCGTGATTTTATCCCGTCCAGACCTAATCAGGTATGGACGAGCGACATTACTTATATCTGGTCTGGGTGCTGGATTTACCTTGCAGTGGTACTTGATTTATATGCCCGAAAGGTTATTGGTTATGCTTTATCAGATAAAGCGGATGCAGGGTTAGCGATTAAAGCTCTGGATATGGCCTGGCAACATCGTGGCAAACCTAAAGGAGTGATGCTCCACTCAGATCAGGGTTGCCAGTACACAGCACGGGCCTTCAGACAAAGGTTGTGGCGTTATCAGATAACGCAAAGTATGAGTCGTCGGGGTAACTGTTGGGATAATGCGCCGACAGAACGCTTGTTCAGAAGTTTAAAAACAGAATGGGTTCCGGAAACGGGTTATCACAATCTGATGCAAGCGAAATCAGATATAAGCCGTTACTTGTTAGAATATTATAATCAAAGGCGACCACATGCTTTTAATGGTGGATTACCGCCAATGATTGCAGAACAACTTAAGTTGGAGTCCGGGAATACTTGA
- a CDS encoding protein bax, which produces MPSLVLKIIGSAFFFLSVSSSVSWASTGTMNHQEYSLNDKLDSLPDLRKYPSGTQRKKAFLNAVVPIIDQQNSQIRQEREWLLKKRSSQSWSSQDIAKLQQVCSRYRMTCTSNPKKVKWDELLKRVDVLPTHLVVAQAATESGWGTSKLAQTNNNLFGMRCGNKDCNSKGGVKGYSSYNSVDDSVTAYLLNMNTHAAYDKLRDSRAALRSQGDTVTAEHLVNKLGRYSERGSSYNQFLRKMLDHNEELIQQVQSASSLVSDGES; this is translated from the coding sequence ATGCCTTCACTTGTTTTAAAGATAATAGGTTCAGCGTTTTTCTTTTTGAGTGTGAGTTCATCGGTCAGTTGGGCATCAACAGGGACAATGAATCATCAAGAGTATTCTCTCAATGATAAGCTTGACAGCCTACCTGATTTGCGAAAATACCCTTCCGGCACTCAGCGGAAAAAAGCATTTCTTAATGCAGTTGTACCTATTATTGATCAACAAAACAGTCAAATTCGCCAGGAACGCGAGTGGCTATTAAAAAAGCGTTCATCCCAGAGCTGGAGCTCACAGGACATCGCGAAGTTACAGCAGGTTTGTAGTCGTTATCGTATGACATGCACCTCAAATCCCAAGAAGGTGAAGTGGGATGAGCTGTTAAAACGCGTTGATGTTTTGCCGACTCATTTAGTGGTTGCTCAGGCAGCAACAGAGTCAGGTTGGGGAACCTCTAAGCTGGCACAGACCAACAATAATTTGTTTGGTATGCGCTGCGGTAATAAAGACTGTAATAGCAAAGGTGGAGTAAAAGGATATTCGTCCTACAACTCTGTAGATGATTCCGTCACCGCCTATTTGTTAAATATGAACACCCATGCAGCCTACGATAAACTGCGTGATTCACGGGCGGCGCTGAGAAGTCAGGGCGATACCGTGACGGCTGAGCACTTAGTGAATAAACTGGGACGCTACTCTGAACGAGGCTCGTCGTATAACCAGTTTCTACGCAAAATGTTGGACCACAATGAAGAGTTGATCCAGCAGGTGCAAAGCGCATCGAGCCTCGTCTCTGACGGTGAATCATAG
- a CDS encoding nucleoside permease has protein sequence MNKTIAKLSFMMFIEWFIWGAWFVPLWLFLNSSGFTPTEIGWSYACTAIAAILSPILVGSITDRFFAAQKVLAILMFAGAILMWLAAQQTQFNTFFPLLLAYSLTYMPTIALTNSIAFSNVDDVERQFPRIRVMGTIGWIASGLVCGFLPGMLGYGDISASNIPLLITAASSALLGVFALMLPNTPPKSTGKMSMKVMLGLDALVLLKDRNFLVFFFCSFLFAMPLAFYYIFANGYLTEVGMKNATGWMTLGQFSEIFFMLALPFFTKRFGIKKVLLLGLITAAIRYGFFVYGGADHVFTYGLLFLGILLHGVSYDFYYVTAYIYVDKKAPIHMRTAAQGLITLCCQGFGSLLGYRLGGQMMEKMFAYAEPVNGQTFNWAGMWGFGAIMIVMITLLFMLFFRESDGEIKTVAVTLQDAKSAEA, from the coding sequence ATGAATAAAACAATAGCAAAACTCTCATTCATGATGTTCATTGAATGGTTTATATGGGGAGCCTGGTTTGTCCCCCTGTGGCTTTTCCTGAATTCAAGTGGATTTACCCCTACTGAGATTGGCTGGTCTTATGCCTGTACAGCGATTGCGGCCATTCTCTCCCCTATTTTGGTTGGTTCCATTACTGACCGCTTTTTTGCGGCTCAGAAAGTACTGGCCATATTAATGTTTGCCGGAGCCATACTGATGTGGCTGGCAGCACAACAAACTCAGTTCAACACCTTCTTCCCACTGCTGTTGGCCTATTCATTAACCTATATGCCAACCATCGCGTTAACCAACAGCATTGCGTTCTCCAATGTGGATGATGTGGAACGCCAGTTTCCTCGCATTCGGGTAATGGGCACTATCGGTTGGATCGCCTCTGGCTTGGTGTGTGGTTTCTTACCCGGAATGCTGGGCTATGGCGATATCTCCGCCAGCAATATTCCGTTGTTAATTACCGCTGCCAGCTCTGCGCTGCTGGGCGTATTTGCTCTGATGCTGCCAAATACGCCACCGAAGAGTACCGGTAAGATGAGTATGAAAGTCATGCTGGGACTGGATGCCCTCGTGCTGTTGAAAGACCGCAACTTTCTGGTGTTCTTCTTCTGTTCATTCCTGTTTGCGATGCCGCTGGCTTTCTACTATATCTTTGCTAATGGCTATCTGACGGAAGTGGGTATGAAGAATGCCACCGGTTGGATGACCTTGGGCCAGTTTTCTGAAATCTTCTTTATGCTAGCGCTGCCATTCTTTACCAAACGCTTCGGTATCAAAAAGGTCCTGTTACTTGGCCTGATTACTGCGGCGATTCGCTATGGCTTCTTCGTCTATGGTGGTGCAGACCATGTCTTCACCTATGGTCTGCTATTCCTCGGTATTTTGCTGCACGGCGTTAGCTACGACTTCTACTATGTTACCGCTTATATTTATGTAGATAAAAAAGCACCGATACATATGCGCACCGCCGCACAAGGGCTAATTACCCTCTGCTGCCAAGGCTTTGGCAGCCTGTTAGGTTATCGTCTGGGCGGTCAAATGATGGAGAAGATGTTTGCCTACGCTGAGCCAGTTAACGGACAGACATTTAACTGGGCGGGTATGTGGGGTTTTGGTGCCATCATGATCGTGATGATTACCCTCCTGTTTATGCTGTTCTTTAGAGAATCCGACGGCGAAATCAAAACTGTTGCGGTAACACTGCAAGACGCTAAATCAGCCGAAGCATAA
- a CDS encoding ADP-ribosylglycohydrolase family protein, protein MNKENRILGAFYGQALGDAMGMPSELWPRSRVKSYFGWIDRFLPGPAENNAACYFNTAEFTDDTSMALALADAIIECKGEIEPAVIGRNIMRWAEKFDAFNKNVLGPTSKIALNAIKQGTPIEQLENNGVTNGAAMRVSPLGCLLPVHSLDDFIADVAKASSPTHKSDVAIAGAVAIAWAISKAIDGVSWSQICDRLPDVAKAAQEKHITTFSASMAARIELALHTARQAEDVEQGMEQIYHLVGAGTSTIESVPAAIAMVELAQTDPNRCAILCANLGGDTDTIGAMATAICGALHGIERIDPQLKQQLDQANQLDFTRYSQAFIQLRHQRESAYARR, encoded by the coding sequence ATGAATAAAGAGAACCGCATTTTAGGCGCCTTCTATGGCCAGGCTTTGGGCGATGCGATGGGGATGCCCTCGGAGTTGTGGCCTCGTTCTCGGGTCAAATCCTACTTTGGCTGGATAGATCGCTTTTTACCGGGTCCGGCAGAAAATAACGCCGCCTGCTATTTTAACACCGCCGAATTTACCGATGACACCTCAATGGCTCTGGCGCTAGCGGATGCCATTATTGAGTGCAAAGGGGAAATTGAACCCGCGGTTATCGGCCGTAATATTATGCGTTGGGCAGAGAAGTTCGATGCCTTTAATAAGAATGTGCTAGGGCCGACGTCCAAAATTGCGTTGAATGCCATTAAGCAAGGTACCCCCATTGAACAGTTAGAGAATAATGGCGTTACCAACGGTGCGGCAATGCGGGTTTCTCCTCTTGGCTGCCTACTGCCAGTTCACTCACTGGATGATTTTATCGCCGATGTAGCAAAAGCGTCCAGCCCAACCCACAAATCTGATGTGGCGATTGCCGGTGCCGTGGCAATTGCTTGGGCGATCTCTAAAGCTATCGATGGTGTTAGTTGGTCGCAAATTTGCGATCGGCTTCCTGATGTTGCCAAAGCAGCACAGGAAAAGCATATCACGACCTTTAGCGCTTCAATGGCAGCCAGAATCGAGCTGGCGTTACACACAGCCAGACAAGCCGAAGACGTTGAGCAAGGAATGGAACAGATTTACCATTTGGTGGGAGCCGGTACCAGCACCATTGAGTCAGTACCTGCCGCCATCGCGATGGTTGAACTGGCACAAACCGATCCTAACCGCTGCGCCATTCTATGTGCTAACCTCGGCGGCGATACGGATACCATTGGCGCAATGGCAACGGCAATTTGCGGAGCCTTACACGGAATTGAACGCATTGACCCGCAGCTAAAACAGCAGTTGGATCAGGCCAATCAGTTAGATTTTACCCGCTACAGCCAAGCCTTTATCCAGCTTCGCCATCAGAGGGAGTCCGCTTATGCACGCCGCTGA